In Streptomyces sp. SN-593, a single genomic region encodes these proteins:
- a CDS encoding IS110 family transposase, with protein MFIGWDWATETHDVTVMDDTGKRIDRWEPTHTEEGFAKTLARLRKHADPADLPVAIETTRGLAVDRLLAAGHPVVPVHPNAFHAMRARWGASKAKTDAGDSMKLADYLRTDGHLLPRLEPTEPATLDLQALTRQRADHIEARIAAVNQLAALLDEHWPGGKAVFGKLDSDIAQAFLERYPTPASAAKLTAGRLETWCKRRGYCGKKPGSVLIERLRSAPTAASRLSETVVEHLIRVQVQLVHGIRATIRALDKAITEATATHPYAPLFATLPRIGTISLGQVIGEIGPLLERAQTCEQLIAEAGVVPVTRASGKSRTVAFRFATNRRARVALTTFADNSRHGSQWAAKIYDDARARKKRHPHAVRILARSWLRVMWACWRTGTCYDPDIHQANNKINTTADAPLAA; from the coding sequence GTGTTCATCGGATGGGACTGGGCGACCGAAACGCACGACGTGACGGTCATGGACGACACCGGCAAACGCATCGACCGGTGGGAACCGACCCACACCGAGGAAGGGTTCGCCAAGACCCTGGCCCGGCTGCGCAAGCACGCAGATCCCGCGGACCTGCCGGTCGCCATCGAGACCACCAGGGGCCTGGCCGTCGACCGGCTCCTGGCCGCCGGGCACCCGGTGGTGCCGGTGCACCCGAACGCCTTTCACGCGATGCGGGCACGCTGGGGCGCTTCCAAAGCCAAGACCGACGCCGGCGACAGCATGAAACTCGCCGACTACCTGCGCACCGACGGCCACCTGCTGCCCCGGCTGGAGCCCACCGAGCCGGCCACTCTCGACCTGCAGGCCCTCACCCGCCAGCGCGCCGACCACATCGAGGCCCGCATCGCCGCCGTCAACCAACTCGCCGCGCTCCTGGACGAACACTGGCCCGGCGGCAAGGCAGTCTTCGGCAAGCTCGACAGCGACATCGCCCAGGCCTTCCTGGAGCGCTACCCGACCCCGGCCTCCGCCGCCAAGCTCACCGCGGGGCGCCTGGAAACCTGGTGCAAACGCCGTGGCTACTGCGGCAAGAAGCCCGGCAGCGTCCTCATCGAACGCCTGCGCTCGGCCCCCACAGCCGCCTCCCGCCTCAGCGAGACGGTCGTCGAGCACCTCATCCGTGTCCAGGTCCAGCTCGTGCACGGCATACGCGCGACCATCCGCGCCCTGGACAAGGCCATCACCGAGGCCACCGCCACGCACCCTTACGCGCCGCTGTTCGCCACCCTGCCGCGCATCGGCACGATCAGCCTCGGCCAGGTCATCGGCGAGATCGGCCCGCTCCTGGAACGCGCCCAGACCTGCGAACAGCTGATCGCCGAAGCCGGCGTCGTCCCCGTGACCCGCGCCTCGGGCAAGTCCCGCACAGTCGCTTTCCGCTTCGCGACCAACCGCAGAGCCCGCGTCGCGCTCACGACCTTCGCCGACAACAGCCGACACGGCAGCCAGTGGGCCGCCAAGATCTACGACGACGCCCGGGCCCGCAAAAAGCGGCACCCCCACGCCGTCCGAATCCTCGCCCGATCCTGGCTCCGGGTGATGTGGGCCTGCTGGCGCACCGGCACCTGCTACGACCCCGACATCCACCAAGCCAACAACAAGATCAACACGACCGCCGACGCCCCCCTGGCGGCATAG
- a CDS encoding SDR family oxidoreductase, which translates to MSVHLVTGAGSGIGAVVARTLLARGDDLWLLARDAGRARQLADAFPGARTVVGDLAVPARLSWALEKQALPDRLDSLLHVAGTVDLGPVGDITPKLWEHTLAVNLVGPAELTRLVLPQLRLSRGTVVFVNSGAGLQAHAEWSAYAASKHGLRALADSLRAEEQDAGVRVTTVYPGRTATPMQQKVHQQEGRPYDPSRWIAPESVATALLTALDLPADATIPDLTVRPGPGRAT; encoded by the coding sequence ATGAGCGTCCATCTCGTCACCGGCGCCGGATCGGGCATCGGCGCCGTCGTCGCCCGCACCCTGCTGGCCCGCGGCGACGACCTGTGGCTGCTCGCCCGGGACGCCGGCCGGGCCCGGCAGCTCGCCGACGCGTTCCCCGGGGCGCGCACCGTCGTCGGGGACCTCGCGGTCCCGGCCCGGCTGTCCTGGGCGCTGGAGAAGCAGGCGCTCCCGGACCGGCTGGACTCGCTGCTGCACGTCGCCGGCACCGTGGACCTCGGGCCGGTGGGCGACATCACCCCGAAGCTGTGGGAGCACACCCTCGCGGTCAACCTCGTCGGCCCCGCCGAACTGACCCGACTGGTGCTGCCCCAACTGCGGCTGTCCCGCGGCACCGTGGTCTTCGTCAACTCCGGCGCCGGGCTGCAGGCGCACGCCGAGTGGAGCGCGTACGCCGCGAGCAAGCACGGCCTGAGGGCCCTCGCGGACTCGCTGCGCGCCGAGGAGCAGGACGCCGGCGTCCGCGTCACCACGGTCTACCCCGGGCGGACCGCCACGCCGATGCAGCAGAAGGTCCACCAGCAGGAGGGCAGGCCGTACGACCCCTCGCGCTGGATCGCCCCGGAGTCCGTGGCGACCGCCCTGCTGACCGCGCTGGACCTGCCCGCCGACGCCACGATCCCGGACCTCACGGTCCGCCCCGGCCCCGGGCGTGCGACCTGA
- a CDS encoding methionine synthase has protein sequence MSTETSERFTLPEGAATGVGSMPGGDAREAARVATQAVDTLPHLPELPGRGPGADMIGRTLGLLVDLYARVEPSGWRFGDRPGRDTKRARAWLGEDLDALEEFTQGHEGPLKIQAVGPWTLASAVELHGGEAALRDPGAVRDLTASLAEGLRAHLADVRRRVPGARLLLQLDEPGITAVLRGQVRTASGYRTHRAVDRAVVEGALRDLVGAAQTAGAAVSVHSCAPDVPFALLRRAGVAGISFDFGLLTERDWDAFGEAVEAGTALFAGVVPGTDAPLSDPAGSVSGVRALWRRLGLAPGALGSSVAVTPSCGLAGASPAYARAALVHCARAARSLVDNPE, from the coding sequence GTGAGCACCGAGACCAGTGAACGTTTCACCCTGCCCGAGGGCGCCGCGACGGGCGTGGGGTCGATGCCCGGGGGAGACGCGCGAGAAGCCGCCCGGGTGGCCACGCAGGCCGTCGACACGCTGCCCCACCTTCCCGAGCTGCCGGGCCGCGGTCCGGGCGCGGACATGATCGGCCGCACCCTCGGCCTGCTGGTGGACCTCTACGCGCGGGTGGAGCCCAGCGGCTGGCGGTTCGGCGACCGCCCCGGCCGCGACACCAAGCGGGCCAGGGCCTGGCTCGGCGAGGACCTGGACGCGCTGGAGGAGTTCACGCAGGGCCACGAGGGCCCGCTCAAGATCCAGGCGGTCGGCCCCTGGACGCTCGCCTCGGCCGTCGAACTGCACGGCGGCGAGGCCGCGCTGCGCGACCCGGGCGCCGTCCGCGACCTGACCGCCTCCCTCGCCGAGGGCCTGCGCGCTCACCTCGCGGACGTCCGCCGCCGGGTGCCCGGCGCCCGGCTGCTGCTGCAACTGGACGAGCCGGGCATCACCGCGGTGCTGCGCGGCCAGGTCCGGACCGCCAGCGGCTACCGCACCCACCGCGCGGTGGACCGCGCCGTCGTGGAGGGCGCGCTGCGCGACCTGGTCGGCGCGGCACAGACGGCCGGCGCGGCCGTCAGCGTCCACTCGTGCGCCCCCGACGTGCCGTTCGCGCTGCTGCGCCGCGCCGGGGTCGCCGGCATCTCCTTCGACTTCGGTCTGCTCACCGAGCGTGACTGGGACGCGTTCGGCGAGGCCGTCGAGGCCGGCACCGCGCTCTTCGCCGGTGTCGTGCCCGGCACGGACGCCCCGTTGTCGGACCCAGCCGGTAGCGTCAGTGGTGTTCGGGCGCTGTGGCGCAGGTTGGGACTGGCACCGGGGGCGTTGGGCTCCTCCGTCGCCGTCACCCCGTCCTGCGGTCTGGCGGGGGCCTCACCGGCCTATGCCCGTGCCGCGCTCGTGCACTGCGCGAGGGCGGCGCGCTCGCTCGTCGACAACCCGGAGTGA
- the ligA gene encoding NAD-dependent DNA ligase LigA, with the protein MAAEQEAGRAEIPAEAREEHARLAEQVEEHRFRYYVNDAPVVSDAEFDRLLRRLEAVEERHPSLRTPDSPTQKVAGAYETEFTSVQHRERLLSLDNAFSDEELATWADRVAAELGPPDNARSPYHFLCELKVDGLAVNLTYEGGRLTRAATRGDGRTGEDITPNVRTISDIPDRLAGDSVPDLVEIRGEVYFPGDKFEELNARLVEAGDKPFANPRNAAAGSLRQKDPRVTATRPLRMVVHGIGAREGFDVDCQSHAYELLRAWGLPTARHNKVAGSLAAVREFIAYYGEHRHDVEHEIDGVVVKVDEVPLQGRLGSTSRAPRWAIAWKYAPEEVNTKLLDIRVGVGRTGRVTPYAVVEPVTVAGSEVEFATLHNQEVVKKKGVLIGDTVVLRKAGDVIPEILGPVADLRDGGEREFVMPAECPECGTALQPMKEGDIDLRCPNARRCPAQLRERIFYLAGRRCLDIEALGYVAATALTQPLAPDQPPMADEGDLFALDIERLLPIRSYVLDQDTGLPKRDPETGEEKVVTFFANQKGEPKKNALAMLENIAAAKERPLARVITGLSIRHVGPVAAEALAREFRDLDRIKDAEEAELAAVDGVGPTIAASLKQWFAVDWHLEIIEKWRAAGVTFTEEGSDEGPRPLEGLTVVVTGTLAGHTRDGAKEQLSALGAKVTGSVSKKTHFVVVGDNPGSKYDKAVQLKVPILDEAGFGVLLDQGADAARAVTVNPPEPEPAAEQAAETAGEPGQEAEPEAAPEQEADPADPAGPAAGPDGTSD; encoded by the coding sequence GTGGCAGCCGAGCAGGAGGCCGGCCGGGCGGAGATCCCCGCCGAGGCCCGCGAGGAGCACGCGCGCCTGGCCGAGCAGGTCGAGGAGCACCGCTTCCGCTACTACGTGAACGACGCGCCGGTGGTCAGTGACGCCGAGTTCGACCGGCTGCTGCGCCGGCTGGAGGCGGTCGAGGAGCGGCACCCCTCGCTGCGCACCCCGGACTCGCCCACCCAGAAGGTCGCGGGGGCCTACGAGACGGAGTTCACCTCCGTCCAGCACCGCGAGCGCCTGCTCTCGCTGGACAACGCCTTCAGCGACGAGGAACTGGCGACCTGGGCCGACCGGGTCGCCGCCGAACTCGGCCCGCCCGACAACGCCCGCAGCCCGTACCACTTCCTGTGCGAACTGAAGGTCGACGGCCTCGCGGTCAACCTCACCTACGAAGGCGGCCGGCTGACCCGCGCCGCCACCCGCGGCGACGGCCGCACCGGCGAGGACATCACGCCGAACGTCCGCACCATCTCCGACATCCCCGACCGGCTGGCCGGCGACAGCGTGCCCGACCTGGTCGAGATCCGCGGCGAGGTCTACTTCCCCGGCGACAAGTTCGAGGAGCTGAACGCGCGGCTGGTCGAGGCCGGCGACAAGCCCTTCGCCAACCCGCGGAACGCCGCGGCCGGCTCGCTGCGCCAGAAGGACCCCCGGGTCACCGCCACCCGCCCGCTGCGCATGGTGGTGCACGGTATCGGCGCCCGCGAGGGCTTCGACGTCGACTGCCAGTCGCACGCCTACGAACTGCTGCGCGCGTGGGGCCTGCCCACCGCCCGCCACAACAAGGTGGCCGGCTCGCTCGCCGCCGTCCGCGAGTTCATCGCCTACTACGGCGAGCACCGCCACGACGTCGAGCACGAGATCGACGGCGTCGTGGTCAAGGTCGACGAGGTCCCGCTCCAGGGCCGGCTCGGTTCCACCTCGCGCGCCCCGCGCTGGGCGATCGCCTGGAAGTACGCCCCGGAGGAGGTCAACACCAAGCTGCTGGACATCCGGGTCGGCGTCGGCCGCACCGGCCGGGTCACGCCGTACGCGGTGGTCGAACCGGTCACCGTGGCCGGCTCCGAGGTCGAGTTCGCCACCCTGCACAACCAGGAGGTGGTGAAGAAGAAGGGCGTGCTGATCGGCGACACCGTGGTGCTGCGCAAGGCCGGGGACGTCATCCCGGAGATCCTGGGCCCGGTGGCCGACCTGCGGGACGGCGGCGAGCGGGAGTTCGTGATGCCCGCCGAGTGCCCCGAGTGCGGCACCGCCCTCCAGCCGATGAAGGAGGGCGACATCGATCTGCGCTGCCCCAACGCGCGGCGCTGCCCCGCCCAGTTGCGCGAGCGGATCTTCTACCTCGCCGGCCGCCGCTGCCTGGACATCGAAGCCCTCGGATACGTCGCGGCGACCGCGCTGACCCAGCCGCTCGCCCCCGACCAGCCGCCGATGGCCGACGAGGGCGACCTCTTCGCCCTCGACATCGAGCGGCTGCTGCCGATCCGGTCGTACGTCCTGGACCAGGACACCGGCCTGCCCAAGCGCGACCCGGAGACCGGCGAGGAGAAGGTGGTCACCTTCTTCGCCAACCAGAAGGGCGAGCCGAAGAAGAACGCGCTGGCCATGCTGGAGAACATCGCGGCGGCCAAGGAGCGCCCGCTGGCCCGGGTGATCACGGGGCTGTCCATCCGGCACGTCGGCCCGGTGGCCGCCGAGGCGCTCGCCCGCGAGTTCCGCGACCTGGACCGGATCAAGGACGCCGAGGAGGCCGAGCTGGCCGCGGTCGACGGGGTCGGGCCGACCATCGCCGCCTCGCTCAAGCAGTGGTTCGCGGTGGACTGGCACCTGGAGATCATCGAGAAGTGGCGCGCCGCCGGTGTGACCTTCACCGAGGAGGGCTCCGACGAGGGGCCGCGGCCCCTGGAGGGGCTGACCGTGGTGGTGACCGGCACGCTCGCCGGGCACACCCGCGACGGCGCGAAGGAGCAGCTGAGCGCCCTGGGCGCGAAGGTCACCGGTTCGGTCTCCAAGAAGACCCACTTCGTGGTGGTCGGCGACAACCCCGGCTCGAAGTACGACAAGGCGGTCCAGCTCAAGGTCCCGATCCTCGACGAGGCGGGCTTCGGAGTGCTCCTCGACCAGGGCGCGGACGCCGCCCGTGCGGTGACGGTGAACCCGCCGGAGCCGGAGCCGGCGGCAGAGCAGGCAGCGGAGACGGCGGGGGAGCCGGGGCAGGAGGCGGAGCCGGAAGCAGCCCCGGAGCAGGAGGCGGACCCGGCGGACCCGGCCGGCCCGGCGGCCGGACCCGACGGCACATCAGACTGA
- a CDS encoding putative bifunctional diguanylate cyclase/phosphodiesterase, with amino-acid sequence MEPTESAGAARLPRSSAAAPVLPTCPAPVVRWSVLVAATAVLAAGVGRLLDDGDALFPGGRVGWALAVLTGIIVGHLVAMGRDRWWGGTGSGAALVLAVLLLFGWVPAVLVSLAVVVLVGAARRHRWWQAGLHGAIDVLGIGAGALSLALFGIHPSVARPWTTSGWDWSALPAVVVTALAYLAATRALMWAAFAPRGGLPTVARTALVRQGLVGAALLGISPLILVVACDEPALLPLFAVPLIALDSTLWIVHARAEEQLRDPLTGLPNRQWLLERTWSAIDTARSAGSGGPDTSPPGSWGRVGLILIDLDKFRSVNDTLGHLAGDRLLLQVADRLRLALPRGAEAARLGGDEFAVLLPACDSATRAQRIARSLVAALGSPLNLDGLTLVLEASAGVSVFPEHASDAEGLLRRADVAMYQAKRDRSGAEVYEATRDANTPDRLGLLGDLRRALDAGDVELHYQPKVRFDGQVAGLEALVRWEHPERGRVNPEEFIAMAETSGLMPRLTEYVLDTALAQIARWRALGLDVPVAVNVSPRDVHSPGFAGAVAARLSRHQVPPGSLQLEITEHVLLEDPQRAADTLNGLTGHGVKMSLDDFGTGYSSLVHLRRLPVSELKIDRSFVARLIADAEDAEIVRCTIDLAHSLGLMVVAEGVEDDETWERLRDLRCDAVQGWLVAAAMPEQEATHWLQARGDRGWQRPAAALPAEHA; translated from the coding sequence ATGGAACCCACGGAGAGTGCCGGAGCGGCACGGCTGCCCCGGAGCAGCGCGGCCGCGCCGGTCCTCCCCACCTGCCCGGCGCCCGTCGTGCGCTGGTCCGTGCTGGTCGCGGCGACCGCCGTGCTCGCCGCCGGGGTCGGGCGGCTGCTGGACGACGGCGACGCGCTGTTCCCCGGCGGCCGGGTCGGCTGGGCGCTGGCGGTGCTCACCGGCATCATCGTCGGCCATCTCGTCGCGATGGGACGCGACCGGTGGTGGGGCGGCACCGGTTCCGGTGCCGCCCTCGTGCTGGCGGTGCTGCTGCTGTTCGGCTGGGTGCCCGCGGTGCTGGTCAGCCTCGCCGTGGTGGTGCTGGTCGGTGCCGCCCGCCGGCACCGGTGGTGGCAGGCCGGACTGCACGGCGCCATCGACGTGCTCGGCATCGGGGCGGGCGCGCTCAGCCTCGCCCTGTTCGGCATCCACCCGTCCGTGGCGCGGCCCTGGACCACGTCCGGCTGGGACTGGTCGGCGCTGCCGGCCGTCGTCGTCACCGCCCTGGCCTACCTAGCCGCGACCCGGGCCCTGATGTGGGCCGCGTTCGCGCCCCGCGGCGGCCTGCCCACGGTGGCGCGCACCGCCCTGGTCCGGCAGGGCCTGGTGGGCGCGGCCCTGCTGGGCATCTCCCCGCTGATCCTCGTGGTCGCCTGCGACGAGCCGGCACTGCTGCCGCTGTTCGCGGTGCCGCTGATCGCGCTCGACTCCACGCTGTGGATCGTGCACGCCCGGGCCGAGGAGCAGTTGCGCGACCCGCTGACCGGCCTGCCGAACCGGCAGTGGCTGCTGGAGCGCACGTGGTCGGCCATCGACACCGCGCGCAGCGCCGGCAGCGGCGGACCCGACACGAGCCCGCCCGGCAGTTGGGGCCGGGTCGGACTGATCCTCATCGACCTCGACAAGTTCCGGTCGGTCAACGACACCCTCGGACACCTGGCCGGCGACCGGCTGCTGCTCCAGGTCGCCGACCGGCTGCGGCTGGCCCTGCCGCGCGGCGCCGAGGCGGCCCGGCTCGGCGGCGACGAGTTCGCGGTGCTGCTGCCCGCCTGCGACTCCGCCACCCGCGCGCAGCGGATCGCCCGCTCCCTGGTCGCCGCGCTCGGCTCACCGCTGAACCTCGACGGGCTGACGCTGGTGCTGGAGGCCAGCGCCGGCGTCAGCGTCTTCCCCGAGCACGCCTCCGACGCGGAGGGGCTGCTGCGCCGCGCCGACGTGGCGATGTACCAGGCCAAACGGGACCGCAGCGGCGCGGAGGTCTACGAGGCCACCCGCGACGCCAACACCCCCGACCGGCTCGGCCTGCTCGGCGACCTGCGGCGGGCGCTGGACGCCGGCGACGTCGAACTCCACTACCAGCCGAAGGTGCGGTTCGACGGCCAGGTGGCCGGGTTGGAGGCGCTCGTCCGCTGGGAGCACCCCGAGCGGGGCCGGGTCAACCCGGAGGAGTTCATCGCGATGGCGGAGACCTCCGGGCTGATGCCGCGGCTGACCGAGTACGTCCTGGACACCGCGCTCGCCCAGATCGCCCGGTGGCGCGCCCTCGGACTCGACGTGCCCGTCGCCGTCAACGTCTCGCCCCGCGACGTCCACAGCCCGGGTTTCGCCGGCGCGGTCGCCGCCCGGCTGTCCCGCCACCAGGTGCCGCCCGGCTCGCTCCAACTGGAGATCACCGAGCACGTCCTGCTGGAGGACCCGCAGCGGGCCGCCGACACGCTCAACGGGCTCACCGGGCACGGCGTGAAGATGTCCCTGGACGACTTCGGCACCGGCTACTCCTCGCTGGTGCACCTGCGGCGGCTGCCGGTCAGCGAGCTGAAGATCGACCGCTCGTTCGTGGCCCGGCTCATCGCGGACGCCGAGGACGCGGAGATCGTGCGCTGCACCATCGACCTCGCGCACTCCCTCGGGCTCATGGTCGTCGCGGAGGGCGTCGAGGACGACGAGACCTGGGAGCGGCTGCGGGACCTGCGGTGCGACGCGGTCCAGGGCTGGCTGGTGGCCGCCGCCATGCCCGAGCAGGAGGCGACGCACTGGCTCCAGGCGCGGGGGGACCGCGGCTGGCAGCGGCCCGCCGCCGCCCTCCCCGCCGAGCACGCGTAG
- the gatC gene encoding Asp-tRNA(Asn)/Glu-tRNA(Gln) amidotransferase subunit GatC, which translates to MPGITPEEVAHLGRLARMELSREELDHFAGQLDDIIGAVARVSEVAGEDVPPTSHPLPLTNVMRSDTVRPSLTPQQALSGAPAQEQQRFKVPQILGED; encoded by the coding sequence ATGCCTGGCATCACGCCCGAGGAGGTCGCCCACCTCGGCCGGCTGGCACGGATGGAGCTGTCACGCGAAGAGTTGGACCACTTCGCCGGACAGCTCGACGACATCATCGGCGCCGTAGCCCGCGTATCCGAGGTGGCCGGCGAGGACGTCCCGCCGACCTCCCACCCGCTGCCCCTGACCAACGTGATGCGCTCGGACACCGTCCGGCCGTCGTTGACCCCGCAGCAGGCGCTGTCGGGCGCGCCCGCGCAGGAGCAGCAGCGCTTCAAGGTCCCGCAGATCCTGGGGGAGGACTGA
- the gatA gene encoding Asp-tRNA(Asn)/Glu-tRNA(Gln) amidotransferase subunit GatA, with translation MTDIIRLTAAETAQKIASGELTAVEVTEAHLARIEAVDEKVHAYLHVDREGALAQARAVDAKRAAGQELGPLAGVPLALKDIFTTEGVPTTVGSRILEGWLPPYDATVTRKLKDADVVILGKTNMDEFAMGSSTENSAYGPTGNPWDLTRIPGGSGGGSAAALASYQAPLAIGTDTGGSIRQPAAVTATVGVKPTYGGVSRYGMVAFSSSLDQGGPCARTVLDAALLHEVIAGHDPLDSTSVDVPVPPVVEAARNGDVSGLRIGVIQEFGGEGYQAGVVQRFEESVELLRGLGAEIVELSCPSFTYALAAYYLIAPSECSSNLARFDAMRYGMRVGDDGTKSAEEVTALTREAGFGPEVKRRVILGTYALSSGYYDAYYGSAQKVRTLITRDFERAFEQVDVIVSPTTPTTAFPIGERADDPLAMYLADLCTIPVNLAGNAAMSLPCGLAPEDGLPVGLQIIAPALKDDRLYRVGAAVEAAFVSKWGHPLLEEAPQL, from the coding sequence GTGACGGACATCATCAGGCTCACCGCCGCCGAGACCGCGCAGAAGATCGCGTCCGGCGAGCTGACCGCGGTCGAGGTGACCGAGGCCCACCTGGCCCGGATCGAGGCCGTGGACGAGAAGGTCCACGCGTACCTGCACGTGGACCGGGAGGGCGCGCTCGCCCAGGCCCGCGCGGTGGACGCCAAGCGCGCCGCCGGGCAGGAGCTGGGACCGCTCGCCGGGGTGCCGCTCGCGCTGAAGGACATCTTCACCACCGAGGGCGTGCCGACCACCGTCGGTTCCAGGATCCTCGAAGGCTGGCTGCCGCCGTACGACGCGACGGTCACCCGGAAGCTGAAGGACGCCGACGTGGTGATCCTCGGCAAGACGAACATGGACGAGTTCGCGATGGGCTCCTCCACGGAGAACAGCGCCTACGGCCCGACCGGCAACCCGTGGGACCTCACCCGCATCCCGGGCGGCTCGGGCGGCGGCTCGGCCGCGGCGCTGGCGTCGTACCAGGCGCCGCTGGCGATCGGCACCGACACCGGCGGCTCGATCCGGCAGCCCGCCGCGGTCACCGCCACCGTCGGGGTCAAGCCGACCTACGGCGGGGTCTCCCGCTACGGCATGGTCGCCTTCTCCTCCTCGCTGGACCAGGGCGGCCCGTGCGCGCGCACCGTGCTGGACGCGGCGCTGCTGCACGAGGTGATCGCCGGCCACGACCCGCTGGACTCCACCTCCGTGGACGTGCCCGTCCCGCCGGTCGTCGAGGCGGCCCGCAACGGCGACGTCAGCGGCCTGCGGATCGGCGTGATCCAGGAGTTCGGCGGCGAGGGCTACCAGGCCGGCGTGGTCCAGCGGTTCGAGGAGTCGGTGGAGCTGCTGCGCGGGCTCGGCGCGGAGATCGTCGAGCTGTCCTGCCCGTCGTTCACCTACGCCCTGGCGGCGTACTACCTGATCGCGCCGTCGGAGTGCTCCAGCAACCTGGCCCGCTTCGACGCGATGCGCTACGGGATGCGGGTCGGCGACGACGGCACGAAGTCCGCGGAGGAGGTCACCGCGCTGACCCGCGAGGCCGGCTTCGGCCCCGAGGTCAAGCGCCGCGTCATCCTCGGCACCTATGCGCTCAGCTCCGGCTACTACGACGCCTACTACGGCTCCGCGCAGAAGGTCCGCACCCTGATCACCCGCGACTTCGAGCGCGCCTTCGAGCAGGTGGACGTCATCGTCTCGCCCACCACGCCCACCACTGCGTTCCCGATCGGCGAGCGGGCAGACGACCCCCTGGCGATGTACCTCGCGGACCTGTGCACCATCCCGGTCAACCTGGCCGGGAACGCGGCGATGTCGCTGCCCTGCGGCCTCGCGCCGGAGGATGGTCTCCCGGTGGGCCTGCAGATCATCGCGCCCGCGCTCAAGGACGACCGGCTCTACCGGGTCGGCGCCGCCGTGGAGGCCGCCTTCGTGTCGAAGTGGGGCCACCCGCTACTCGAGGAGGCACCGCAGCTGTGA
- the gatB gene encoding Asp-tRNA(Asn)/Glu-tRNA(Gln) amidotransferase subunit GatB yields the protein MTVTDLLSYEDALASYDPVMGLEVHVELGTRTKMFCGCSTELGAEPNSQVCPTCLGLPGALPVVNEIGVESAVKIGLALNCEIAEWCRFARKNYFYPDMPKNFQTSQYDEPIAFNGYLDVQLEDGEVFRVLIERAHMEEDTGKSTHIGGATGRIHGASHSLLDYNRAGIPLIEIVTKPIEGAGARAPEVARAYVAELRELIKALGVSEARMEMGQMRCDVNLSLRPHGREAFGTRSETKNVNSLRSVERAARFEIQRHAAVLSSGGTIVQETRHFHEEDGSTTSGRIKEEAEDYRYFPEPDLVPVAPSREWVEELRAGLPELPLARRERLKQEWGISDFEMQSALNAGAIDLITATIDEGADAASARKWWMGELARHANEAGVELSELAITPAQVSRVAALVAAGDLNDKLARQVIEGVLAGEGDPDQVVDRRGLKVVSDDGALGAAVDQAIADNAAVADKIRGGNLAAAGALIGAVMKLTRGQADAKRVRELVLEKLQG from the coding sequence GTGACCGTCACGGACCTGCTGTCCTACGAGGACGCGCTCGCGTCGTACGACCCGGTGATGGGCCTGGAGGTCCACGTCGAGCTGGGCACGCGGACGAAGATGTTCTGCGGCTGCTCCACCGAGCTCGGCGCGGAGCCCAACTCGCAGGTCTGCCCGACCTGTCTGGGCCTGCCCGGCGCGCTTCCGGTGGTCAACGAGATCGGCGTCGAGTCCGCCGTCAAGATCGGCCTGGCGCTCAACTGCGAGATCGCCGAGTGGTGCCGGTTCGCCCGGAAGAACTACTTCTACCCGGACATGCCGAAGAACTTCCAGACCTCGCAGTACGACGAGCCGATCGCCTTCAACGGCTACCTGGACGTCCAGTTGGAGGACGGCGAGGTCTTCCGGGTGCTCATCGAGCGGGCCCACATGGAGGAGGACACCGGGAAGTCCACCCACATCGGTGGCGCGACGGGCCGTATCCACGGCGCCTCGCACTCCCTGCTGGACTACAACCGGGCCGGCATCCCGCTCATCGAGATCGTCACCAAGCCGATCGAGGGCGCCGGCGCCCGCGCACCGGAGGTGGCCCGCGCCTACGTCGCCGAACTGCGCGAGCTGATCAAGGCGCTGGGCGTGTCCGAGGCCCGGATGGAGATGGGCCAGATGCGCTGCGACGTCAACCTCAGCCTGCGCCCGCACGGCCGGGAGGCGTTCGGCACCCGCAGCGAGACGAAGAACGTCAACTCGCTGCGCAGCGTGGAGCGGGCGGCCCGGTTCGAGATCCAGCGGCACGCCGCGGTGCTCTCCTCGGGCGGCACCATCGTGCAGGAGACCCGGCACTTCCACGAGGAGGACGGCTCCACCACCTCCGGCCGGATCAAGGAGGAGGCGGAGGACTACCGCTACTTCCCCGAGCCCGACCTGGTGCCGGTCGCCCCGTCCCGGGAGTGGGTCGAGGAACTGCGGGCCGGACTGCCCGAACTGCCGCTGGCCCGCCGCGAGCGGCTCAAGCAGGAGTGGGGCATCTCCGACTTCGAGATGCAGTCGGCGCTCAACGCCGGTGCGATCGACCTGATCACCGCCACCATCGACGAGGGCGCGGACGCGGCCTCGGCCCGCAAGTGGTGGATGGGCGAGCTGGCCCGGCACGCCAACGAGGCCGGCGTGGAGCTGTCCGAGCTGGCGATCACCCCGGCGCAGGTGTCCAGGGTCGCCGCGCTGGTCGCGGCCGGCGACCTCAACGACAAGCTGGCCCGGCAGGTCATCGAGGGCGTGCTCGCCGGCGAGGGCGACCCCGACCAGGTCGTCGACCGGCGCGGGCTGAAGGTCGTCTCGGACGACGGCGCGCTCGGCGCGGCCGTCGACCAGGCCATCGCGGACAACGCGGCGGTCGCCGACAAGATCCGCGGCGGCAACCTCGCGGCGGCCGGCGCGCTGATCGGCGCGGTCATGAAGCTGACCCGCGGCCAGGCGGACGCCAAGCGGGTACGCGAACTGGTGCTGGAGAAGCTCCAGGGCTGA